In Arachis hypogaea cultivar Tifrunner chromosome 2, arahy.Tifrunner.gnm2.J5K5, whole genome shotgun sequence, a genomic segment contains:
- the LOC112743468 gene encoding uncharacterized protein isoform X2, whose protein sequence is MSIKAKGFFKGLRYISQIFAEEKEEEIQIGMPTDVKHVAHIGSDDPAQNAPSWMTEFKSGNEPSSGTTKEKEKEGAAEGNKTSSKGSKVRHLIPKSRHQSIDGDSNSAKTKTARRNRSSDPTADSSNNDSSGGSRHRRHRRGSTQGSESPTNDTPPTGPKPRRKTKTATSEDSPVKKPSPRTRRASKGDSLSDISLSQELGSSPGPESGPVPN, encoded by the exons ATGTCGATCAAAGCGAAAGGTTTCTTTAAAGGACTTAGATACATATCCCAGATTTTTG cagaagagaaagaagaagaaatccaAATTGGGATGCCAACAGATGTAAAACATGTGGCACACATTGGATCAGATGATCCAGCACAAAATGCACCAAGCTGG ATGACCGAGTTTAAATCAGGAAATGAGCCCTCTTCaggaacaacaaaagaaaaagaaaaagaag GTGCAGCAGAAGGCAACAAAACAAGTTCCAAAGGTTCCAAAGTTAGACATTTGATTCCCAAGTCAAGACACCAATCAATCGACGGTGATTCTAACTCAGCCAAGACCAAGACCGCACGTCGCAACCGCTCCTCGGATCCAACCGCAGACTCTTCCAACAACGACTCCTCCGGTGGATCCCGCCACCGTCGCCACCGCCGTGGCTCCACGCAGGGCTCCGAGTCACCCACCAATGACACACCACCGACGGGCCCCAAACCTCGTAGGAAAACAAAGACTGCTACCTCTGAAGACAGCCCCGTAAAGAAGCCCTCTCCTAGAACCCGAAGGGCCTCTAAGGGAGATTCTTTATCTGATATCTCTCTTTCTCAAGAGTTGGGCTCTAGTCCTGGGCCTGAATCTGGGCCCGTACCCAATTAG
- the LOC112743468 gene encoding uncharacterized protein isoform X1: MSIKAKGFFKGLRYISQIFGFSAEEKEEEIQIGMPTDVKHVAHIGSDDPAQNAPSWMTEFKSGNEPSSGTTKEKEKEGAAEGNKTSSKGSKVRHLIPKSRHQSIDGDSNSAKTKTARRNRSSDPTADSSNNDSSGGSRHRRHRRGSTQGSESPTNDTPPTGPKPRRKTKTATSEDSPVKKPSPRTRRASKGDSLSDISLSQELGSSPGPESGPVPN, encoded by the exons ATGTCGATCAAAGCGAAAGGTTTCTTTAAAGGACTTAGATACATATCCCAGATTTTTG GATTCTCagcagaagagaaagaagaagaaatccaAATTGGGATGCCAACAGATGTAAAACATGTGGCACACATTGGATCAGATGATCCAGCACAAAATGCACCAAGCTGG ATGACCGAGTTTAAATCAGGAAATGAGCCCTCTTCaggaacaacaaaagaaaaagaaaaagaag GTGCAGCAGAAGGCAACAAAACAAGTTCCAAAGGTTCCAAAGTTAGACATTTGATTCCCAAGTCAAGACACCAATCAATCGACGGTGATTCTAACTCAGCCAAGACCAAGACCGCACGTCGCAACCGCTCCTCGGATCCAACCGCAGACTCTTCCAACAACGACTCCTCCGGTGGATCCCGCCACCGTCGCCACCGCCGTGGCTCCACGCAGGGCTCCGAGTCACCCACCAATGACACACCACCGACGGGCCCCAAACCTCGTAGGAAAACAAAGACTGCTACCTCTGAAGACAGCCCCGTAAAGAAGCCCTCTCCTAGAACCCGAAGGGCCTCTAAGGGAGATTCTTTATCTGATATCTCTCTTTCTCAAGAGTTGGGCTCTAGTCCTGGGCCTGAATCTGGGCCCGTACCCAATTAG
- the LOC112743468 gene encoding uncharacterized protein isoform X3, whose amino-acid sequence MSIKAKGFFKGLRYISQIFEEKEEEIQIGMPTDVKHVAHIGSDDPAQNAPSWMTEFKSGNEPSSGTTKEKEKEGAAEGNKTSSKGSKVRHLIPKSRHQSIDGDSNSAKTKTARRNRSSDPTADSSNNDSSGGSRHRRHRRGSTQGSESPTNDTPPTGPKPRRKTKTATSEDSPVKKPSPRTRRASKGDSLSDISLSQELGSSPGPESGPVPN is encoded by the exons ATGTCGATCAAAGCGAAAGGTTTCTTTAAAGGACTTAGATACATATCCCAGATTTTTG aagagaaagaagaagaaatccaAATTGGGATGCCAACAGATGTAAAACATGTGGCACACATTGGATCAGATGATCCAGCACAAAATGCACCAAGCTGG ATGACCGAGTTTAAATCAGGAAATGAGCCCTCTTCaggaacaacaaaagaaaaagaaaaagaag GTGCAGCAGAAGGCAACAAAACAAGTTCCAAAGGTTCCAAAGTTAGACATTTGATTCCCAAGTCAAGACACCAATCAATCGACGGTGATTCTAACTCAGCCAAGACCAAGACCGCACGTCGCAACCGCTCCTCGGATCCAACCGCAGACTCTTCCAACAACGACTCCTCCGGTGGATCCCGCCACCGTCGCCACCGCCGTGGCTCCACGCAGGGCTCCGAGTCACCCACCAATGACACACCACCGACGGGCCCCAAACCTCGTAGGAAAACAAAGACTGCTACCTCTGAAGACAGCCCCGTAAAGAAGCCCTCTCCTAGAACCCGAAGGGCCTCTAAGGGAGATTCTTTATCTGATATCTCTCTTTCTCAAGAGTTGGGCTCTAGTCCTGGGCCTGAATCTGGGCCCGTACCCAATTAG